One Polyangia bacterium genomic window carries:
- a CDS encoding response regulator produces the protein MVVEDDAETREALVDLLNSSGFTALGATCVLDAFEVMVEKRPSLVLSDINLGDHHGGELLDMAMKILGDEAPPFVFVTGMSAWDIPGFPTSAPVLKKPINVDALLSIVTRHCLAGKATWSAN, from the coding sequence TTGGTCGTCGAAGATGATGCGGAAACGCGAGAGGCCCTCGTTGACTTGCTCAACAGCTCCGGATTCACGGCGCTCGGCGCCACCTGCGTCCTGGACGCTTTCGAGGTGATGGTCGAAAAACGCCCTTCTCTGGTCTTGAGCGACATCAATCTAGGCGATCACCATGGCGGCGAGTTGCTGGACATGGCCATGAAGATCCTGGGGGATGAGGCCCCCCCGTTTGTTTTTGTGACCGGTATGTCTGCCTGGGACATCCCCGGGTTTCCCACCTCGGCGCCGGTGCTTAAAAAACCAATCAACGTCGACGCACTCCTGAGCATTGTCACCAGGCACTGCCTGGCCGGAAAGGCCACATGGTCCGCCAACTAG
- a CDS encoding protein phosphatase 2C domain-containing protein, whose translation MTHLSFGGDAGPSERPQRLLTVCGGTDIGSQRQQNQDTFVIADLESGRISRPCARTDLSVSCPGLLLLVCDGMGGAAAGDVAAQVAAVSIQHELENAGAAVVRAPGQSLQHAIVGANQAILKEAAVHPEERGMGTTCTAAIVSPDRIAIAQVGDSRAYLLREEKLRPLTRDQTMAAELLGTGAMTQEQLARSPFRHILAQALGTRNHVEPVGTDVDLREGDRLLLCSDGLHGPVSDQAIAEILNRTPDASLAAEALIAAAIAAGGPDNVTVVMADCGPLRQRATLH comes from the coding sequence ATGACCCACTTGTCTTTTGGAGGTGATGCCGGCCCAAGCGAGCGCCCGCAGCGATTGCTCACGGTTTGTGGGGGCACCGACATCGGCTCGCAACGTCAGCAGAACCAGGACACCTTCGTCATTGCCGACCTGGAATCGGGAAGGATCAGCCGTCCCTGTGCCCGCACGGACCTCTCGGTGTCTTGCCCAGGACTGCTGTTGCTGGTTTGCGACGGGATGGGAGGCGCCGCGGCCGGCGACGTCGCTGCTCAGGTGGCCGCGGTGTCGATCCAACACGAACTCGAGAACGCCGGCGCGGCCGTCGTGCGAGCCCCCGGCCAGTCACTGCAGCACGCGATCGTCGGAGCAAACCAGGCCATCTTGAAGGAAGCCGCGGTCCACCCGGAAGAACGCGGGATGGGGACCACCTGCACGGCGGCCATTGTTTCTCCGGACCGTATCGCGATTGCTCAGGTCGGCGACTCCCGCGCCTACTTGTTACGGGAGGAAAAGCTGCGCCCCTTGACGCGCGATCAAACCATGGCCGCCGAGCTTTTGGGGACCGGCGCGATGACGCAGGAGCAGCTCGCGCGCTCGCCCTTTCGTCACATCCTGGCGCAGGCCTTGGGAACGCGAAACCACGTCGAGCCGGTGGGGACCGACGTGGATCTCCGCGAAGGCGATCGTCTGTTGCTTTGCTCAGACGGCCTGCATGGCCCGGTTTCGGACCAAGCCATCGCCGAGATCCTGAACCGGACCCCCGATGCTTCCCTCGCCGCCGAGGCCCTTATCGCGGCCGCCATCGCGGCGGGCGGCCCCGACAACGTCACGGTGGTCATGGCCGATTGCGGTCCGCTTCGCCAGCGGGCGACGCTTCACTAG
- a CDS encoding TfoX/Sxy family protein: MAWIQVPAENHPVFLEALPKDPRVTTMKMFGGVAAKVNGHIFAGLFGRSTMVWLPEAERAAALRLEGAAPFDPMGDGRARSDKIMLPERFMKDPPELRRWLVQAFEAAAALPAKPAKKPKAPK; the protein is encoded by the coding sequence GTGGCTTGGATACAGGTTCCGGCGGAAAATCATCCCGTCTTTCTGGAGGCGCTGCCGAAAGATCCGCGCGTGACGACGATGAAAATGTTTGGCGGGGTCGCCGCCAAGGTCAATGGGCACATCTTCGCCGGTCTGTTTGGACGGTCGACGATGGTGTGGTTACCGGAGGCAGAGAGGGCCGCGGCGCTGCGGCTGGAGGGCGCGGCGCCGTTCGATCCGATGGGCGACGGTCGCGCGCGCAGCGACAAGATCATGCTGCCCGAACGCTTCATGAAGGATCCGCCCGAGCTCCGTCGCTGGCTGGTGCAGGCATTCGAAGCGGCGGCGGCGCTGCCCGCCAAACCAGCCAAGAAGCCAAAGGCCCCCAAATAA
- a CDS encoding VOC family protein, which yields MLKGSHAFSSFSVNDLQKAKDFYGGILGLDVVEDRMGLSLQFGGGENVFLYPKPNHAPATFTVLNFPVSNVDEAVAQLAAKGVRFERYDLPDLKTDDKGIARDQRGPTIAWFKDPAGNILSVLESRRAA from the coding sequence ATGCTCAAAGGCAGCCACGCATTCAGCAGTTTTTCGGTGAACGATTTGCAGAAGGCCAAGGATTTCTATGGGGGGATCCTGGGCCTGGATGTCGTCGAGGACCGGATGGGCCTGTCTCTCCAGTTCGGCGGCGGTGAAAACGTGTTCCTTTATCCAAAGCCCAACCACGCGCCGGCGACGTTCACCGTGCTGAATTTCCCGGTCAGTAACGTCGATGAGGCCGTCGCTCAGTTGGCCGCGAAAGGCGTTCGCTTCGAGCGCTATGACCTGCCCGATCTCAAAACCGACGACAAAGGGATCGCCCGCGACCAGCGCGGACCGACGATCGCCTGGTTCAAAGATCCGGCCGGCAACATCCTGTCCGTGCTGGAGAGCCGCCGGGCGGCCTGA